The following DNA comes from Deltaproteobacteria bacterium.
AAATGCGCAGGAAACTGGTAAATACGCTTGCTGAAATCGACCGGATGTTGGATATAGAGACGCATGGAGAAAACGAGACCGTTGCTAGTAGCATTTCAAGGTGAGAGGGGCGCTTACAGCGAACAAGCGGCGCTGGCTTATTTTGGCTCTCAGGCGGACACACTTGCGTATCCCGGTTTGGACAGGGTGTTCGAATCCGTTGAGTGCAGTGCATCCGAATATGGTGTAGTGCCAATAGAGAATTTCTATGCAGGGACCATCGTTCAGACCTTCGACCTCTTAGATCGGCACCGCCTCTTCATCGTGGGCGAATGCATGCATCGCGTGGTGCATGCTCTCCTGGGGCCCAAAGGTTCCACACTCTCGGACGTCAAACGGGCTTTTTCCCATCCCCAGGCGTTGGGTCAATGTGAGACCTTTCTACGGGAACACGGTATCGAGGCTGTTCCAGCGTTTGACACGGCGGGAGCCGCCCGAGAAGTCAGTCAGCGAGGCATCGCTTCCGAGGCGGCTATCGCACACGCCACTTGCGCCAAGATTTACGGGTTGAGAGTCTTGAGGAGGTCCATTCAGGCTACGCGACGAAACATCACTCGCTTCCTCGTATTGGGGAGAGAGCCCGTCCGGCCTACCGGCAATGTCAAGACGTCTCTCCTGTTCGAGACCCGTCATCTCCCTTCGGCGTTGTATAAGGCGCTAGGCGGATTCGCCACCAATGGGGTGAACCTGACGAAGATCGAGTCGAGGCCCTCTAGAAGAAAGCCGATGGATTATCGTTTCTATCTCGATTTTGAAGGTAGCCCTGAGGACAAGGCTATCAAAAACGCCCTTCGTGAACTCAGATTCTTCTCGAAACGGGTCCGTATTTTCGGAACCTACCTGAAATCAACAGGGTGCTCAGCTAACGTCTAAGCTTTTTCGACCGACGCGGACTTTCCTGTTTCTTTACCTGATTCCAACTCGTTCTGAGAGTGTTCCGGGAACCTCATGAGGGTTGACACTCGACAACCGTTCTTTCAGAATAGGGCAATTCCGGGAAGGAACCCTACTCCCAATCGAATTGCTTTGTGCAGTAGAAATGGCCATGGAAGACATATTCCGGATGAGTCGTTATACGAGAACACACATGAGAGGTGTTGTGCAATGAGGATCGTTTTATGGGGAACGAGGGGATCAATAGCCGTACCAGGAAGTAAGACGATCCGCTACGGTGGAAACACCACATGTGTCGAAATGGATCTGCTGGGTGAACAGAAAATCGTCATAGATGCCGGCACCGGAATTCGAGAGCTGGGAGACGAGCTGCTTGCCCGGGATAGGGCCGTGGATATTCACTTGCTGGTGACCCATATCCACTGGGATCATATTCTGGGGTTTCCATTCTTCGCGCCTATTTACATTCCGGAAACCCGAATTATTGTGGACGGCAACATCCGAGGGTACAAGGGTCTTAAGACGCTTTTCGAAAACCGGATGGGGGATGGTTTTTTCCCTGTCAAATTCGACGAACTGAAAGCGAATATTACTTTCAAGGACTCCTTGGAAAAGGAGCACAGGACTCGCATCGGGGAAACGGATATAGACTCCATACGTTTGCATCATCCAGGAGGAGGCCTGGGATTTCGATTCAGGGAAGAAAGCAAGACGTTTGTCTTTCTGACCGACAATGAACTCAGCGAATCCTCCTGGGAGGGCTGCAACATCGATGACTACGTTCGGTTTTGTAAAGGCGCGGACCTTCTGATACACGACTGTCAATACACGGAAAGCGAAATCGTAACGAGGCGAGGGTGGGGGCACACCGATACGGCCCGGGCGCTGGCGCTGGCTCGCGACGCTGAAGTGAAACGCCTCATTCTGTATCACCATGACCCGAATCGGACCGACGAGGACATGGATCAAGTGGTCGCGGGGTGCCGTGAATGGGTTGAGCGTGAGAGGGCCTGTTTTACTGTGGAAGGCGCTGTTGAAGGTGAGATTTTTCTATAAGATCCGTTGTTCACCAGGCTGTGGGTTTGTGCCCGAGACACAAAGTCGTTGAAAAGTGGCCGGCGCTATGGTTAAAGACTGATATTGAGGCGGGATTGGAAATGTTCCACGTGGAACAATGGGGCTGTGACCCCTCCATCTGCGAGTCAAGCCCACAGCCTCCCCGAGCAGGCCGGCTTCATCCAACCCCCCGACCTCTCCGACACGGAGACCTTTTCGTTATCCACCCATACAGTCATCTTTATGAGTCGAATTATCTGCATAGCCAACCAGAAAGGCGGCGTCGGCAAAACGACGACTGCGGTAAATCTGTCCGCGTCCCTCGCCGCCGCAGAGAAGTCCGTTTTGTTGATCGACTGCGACCCCCAGGGCAACGCCACCAGCGGACTCGGCATCCCGAAAGAAAAGCTCCAGCGGCACCTCTATCATCTCCTCATCGGCCAAGCCGACCCCGCGGAGGTCACCGTCTCCACGCGTCTTCCACACCTCCACCTCATTCCCTCCCAATCGGACCTCATCGGCGTTGAAGTCGAGCTCATTTCCGCTCCCTCGAGAGAAACATTCCTCAAGACCAAGATTTCCACCATCGCTTCCTCGTACGACTATATCCTCATCGACTGCCCTCCCTCTCTCGGCCTCCTCACCATCAACGCCCTCACAGCCGCCAACAGCGTGTTGATACCCATTCAATGCGAATACTACGCCCTCGAAGGCCTCAGCAACCTGCTCCGAACCATAAAAACCGTAAAACAGCGCTACAACTCGTTCCTCACCATAGAAGGCATCCTCATGACCATGTTCGATGCGCGAAACAACCTCTCCCACCAAATCCTCCAAGAGGTCGATTCCCACTTCCCTAAAGATCGTCTCCAAACCATCATCCCGCGGAACGTCCGCCTCAGCGAAAGCCCCAGCCACGGGCTCCCTGTACTTCTTTACGACATCAACTCCACCGGGGCCAGGAGCTACCTTATGCTGGCCCGCGAAATCATGGGAAATGGAACGCATCATGCCCAAAAATAAAGGCTTAGGCAGAGGACTCGACGCACTTCTATCCGATTGGCAATCCAGCCCCGACGCCGTCGCCGGTGAAGTGTCCCTCATCGACATCAACCACATAAGACCAAACCCTCACCAACCCCGGACACACATGGATCCCGACACCCTAGCCGAACTCGCCAACTCCATACAGCAAAAAGGGATCCTCCAACCGGTTCTGGTTCGACAGAACGAGGACCACTTCGAACTCATCGCCGGAGAGCGACGCTGGCGCGCCTCCATTCAGGCGGGCCTCTCCAAAATCCCCGCCATCATCCGTTCCGCTCCGGATTCCGAACTTCTCGAAATGGCCCTTGTGGAAAACATACAACGCCAAGACCTGAATCCCATCGAGCAGGCCCAGGCCTATCTCCACCTTCAGGAACAGCACAACCTCACTCAAGAAGATCTCGCTAAACGACTTGGAAAAAACCGAGCCACCGTTGCCAACACCCTTCGTCTCAACAACCTCCCCGATGGGGTCAAGACCGCCCTTGTCCACGACCGCATTTCCATGGGACACGCCCGCGCTCTTCTCGCCTTGCCCACCGCCGATGCCATGGCCGAACTCTGCCGCCGAGTCATTGAAAGGAAACTCTCCGTCCGAGAAACCGAAAAGGCGGTCGCCGCGGCCCTTCGCGACAAGCCCCGTCCCACGAAATCCCAGGACGTTTCGGATCAAGGCTACTTCAATGACCTCAGCACACTACTCACCCGGACACTCGGGATGCGCGTTCGCATCGACCATCGCGGCAAATCCGGAGTCCTGACAATCCACTACAATTCCTCGGAAGAACTCGAAACACTTCTTCAGAGATTCCAGGTCGGCTGATCCATGCCCCTGCACCTGATCGTAGACGGTTACAACCTCATCCACGCTTCTCTCTCCCTCCACCAGCTTGCCACTGAGGACCTCGAGCAAAGCAGAGAAGCCCTTCTCCGGCTCCTCTCCGAATACAGGCGCCAGAAACCACACCGCATCACCGTCGTTTTCGACGGCTGGATCAACGGTTCAACCTCAACCGACACCAGCTACTTCTCAGGAATCCGCGTCCTTTTTTCTCCAAAGGACGAACCCGCCGATGACGTCATCCTTCGCCTGGTCCGCAACGAAAAGCAAAGGGCGGTCGTTGTTTCCTCCGACCGTGAGGTGGCCTCCAATGCCCGACGACATGGCGCAACCTCCATATCCTCACAAGATTTCGAGCCCATGCTCTTTGGTGCACAGGAACCGGACTACGCTTCCCCTCACCCTTCCACACACTCCCCCTCAACCACAAAAAAAGGGCCGGCTAAGCGCCTACCTCGTACTAAGCGCAAGACCATGGCCCGCTTGAAAAAACTCTGATCCGCCTGCTACCTTCTCCGCTGTCCCCTTTCCGTCTTGCTCAGCAGCACGTACATCGCACCAAACCCCCCATCATATCCCAACGCAGAAGCGAATGCCTGAACCCTCCTAGCATTGGCGCCGCTCCGGAGCCACCGAATGAGTCCCTTTTTCAGGATCGGTTCTCCATGTTCGGAGTTTCGGCCCCTCCCATGTACGAGCAGCACGCACCTCAGTCTCTCCACAATACATTTTAAAATGAACTCGTCCACCTCGATCTTAGCTTCCTTCATGCTCAACCCGTGCAAGTCCGCATACGCCTGAACGGGAATCCGACCTCTCCTCAACTCCCAAAATCGCGCCGGCACCAGGTCAGGAGCACACCACGAAACGTACTCCTCCGAATATCTTGCATCCAGGATCGAACGCCCGGAAACCAACTCGTTCAATTCAGTCATGACCTCGATGCTTTCCGGAACAGGACACGCGTTCTTCTTCGCCGCACCCTTCAGCCGGTCTACCTCCCCGTCCGCATCACCTTCGATGGGTACTACATCGGCCATGGCTCGGAAAAACACCTCCTCATCCGTTTCAATTTCTTCTATCCTCACCTCAGTGGCCGCCGAATCAATTTTTTCTTTACGATCGGTCACCAACACCCGTTTCCTTATGCCCTCGAAAGGAGAATAACATAACCCTTTTGACGCCGTTCGCTCGGGCTTCATCCCAACACCCCCTTTCACGAAAGGTGCACGCCCGCTTCTCCACAACATTTACATGATATCACCCAACCCTTCGAAACAAAACCTCCTCCCCATCTCCGTTACGAGATCCGCGCTCAGACAATCCCCCCAAGGCATTTGGGTATCCTTCATCGCCTCACGTCATTCTCCCATACCACCCTTCCGGGCCTTGAATCAATCGCTTGACCATCCCGGTAAATCGGGATACATATTATGGCCCAAAATCTATTGCACCCAAAGCCTTACAGGATGATTCAAACAAGGAGACCATTTTGAGCCATACGGTCACGTGCATACCAGGAGACGGAATCGGTCCCGAACTCACGGAAGCCATGAAGCGTTGCGTGGAGGCTACCGGCGTCTCCATCCAGTGGGACGAGGTTAACGTCGAATGGGGAGACTCCGAAGGCAATGTCGCCGGCATCCCCAACGCTCTT
Coding sequences within:
- the pheA gene encoding prephenate dehydratase, yielding MEKTRPLLVAFQGERGAYSEQAALAYFGSQADTLAYPGLDRVFESVECSASEYGVVPIENFYAGTIVQTFDLLDRHRLFIVGECMHRVVHALLGPKGSTLSDVKRAFSHPQALGQCETFLREHGIEAVPAFDTAGAAREVSQRGIASEAAIAHATCAKIYGLRVLRRSIQATRRNITRFLVLGREPVRPTGNVKTSLLFETRHLPSALYKALGGFATNGVNLTKIESRPSRRKPMDYRFYLDFEGSPEDKAIKNALRELRFFSKRVRIFGTYLKSTGCSANV
- a CDS encoding MBL fold metallo-hydrolase; the protein is MRIVLWGTRGSIAVPGSKTIRYGGNTTCVEMDLLGEQKIVIDAGTGIRELGDELLARDRAVDIHLLVTHIHWDHILGFPFFAPIYIPETRIIVDGNIRGYKGLKTLFENRMGDGFFPVKFDELKANITFKDSLEKEHRTRIGETDIDSIRLHHPGGGLGFRFREESKTFVFLTDNELSESSWEGCNIDDYVRFCKGADLLIHDCQYTESEIVTRRGWGHTDTARALALARDAEVKRLILYHHDPNRTDEDMDQVVAGCREWVERERACFTVEGAVEGEIFL
- a CDS encoding ParA family protein, with product MSRIICIANQKGGVGKTTTAVNLSASLAAAEKSVLLIDCDPQGNATSGLGIPKEKLQRHLYHLLIGQADPAEVTVSTRLPHLHLIPSQSDLIGVEVELISAPSRETFLKTKISTIASSYDYILIDCPPSLGLLTINALTAANSVLIPIQCEYYALEGLSNLLRTIKTVKQRYNSFLTIEGILMTMFDARNNLSHQILQEVDSHFPKDRLQTIIPRNVRLSESPSHGLPVLLYDINSTGARSYLMLAREIMGNGTHHAQK
- a CDS encoding ParB/RepB/Spo0J family partition protein, which codes for MPKNKGLGRGLDALLSDWQSSPDAVAGEVSLIDINHIRPNPHQPRTHMDPDTLAELANSIQQKGILQPVLVRQNEDHFELIAGERRWRASIQAGLSKIPAIIRSAPDSELLEMALVENIQRQDLNPIEQAQAYLHLQEQHNLTQEDLAKRLGKNRATVANTLRLNNLPDGVKTALVHDRISMGHARALLALPTADAMAELCRRVIERKLSVRETEKAVAAALRDKPRPTKSQDVSDQGYFNDLSTLLTRTLGMRVRIDHRGKSGVLTIHYNSSEELETLLQRFQVG
- a CDS encoding NYN domain-containing protein; its protein translation is MPLHLIVDGYNLIHASLSLHQLATEDLEQSREALLRLLSEYRRQKPHRITVVFDGWINGSTSTDTSYFSGIRVLFSPKDEPADDVILRLVRNEKQRAVVVSSDREVASNARRHGATSISSQDFEPMLFGAQEPDYASPHPSTHSPSTTKKGPAKRLPRTKRKTMARLKKL
- a CDS encoding Smr/MutS family protein, with product MKPERTASKGLCYSPFEGIRKRVLVTDRKEKIDSAATEVRIEEIETDEEVFFRAMADVVPIEGDADGEVDRLKGAAKKNACPVPESIEVMTELNELVSGRSILDARYSEEYVSWCAPDLVPARFWELRRGRIPVQAYADLHGLSMKEAKIEVDEFILKCIVERLRCVLLVHGRGRNSEHGEPILKKGLIRWLRSGANARRVQAFASALGYDGGFGAMYVLLSKTERGQRRR